One genomic segment of Rhizobium viscosum includes these proteins:
- a CDS encoding RcnB family protein, which produces MKKIFAALLSASFLLSPIIASEASAADHHRPPVVVHKKVVVEKKVVRRHHWSRGYRMSAAERGRYGEVRDYRRYRLAPPPRGYHWVRADNDYLLVGVATGVISSIIAAGR; this is translated from the coding sequence ATGAAAAAGATTTTTGCAGCTCTTCTTTCTGCCTCTTTCCTGCTCTCGCCAATCATCGCATCGGAAGCCAGTGCGGCCGATCACCACCGTCCGCCGGTCGTCGTCCACAAGAAGGTCGTCGTCGAGAAAAAGGTCGTCCGTCGACATCACTGGTCCAGGGGTTACCGCATGTCGGCTGCCGAGCGCGGCCGCTACGGCGAAGTCCGCGACTACCGCCGCTACCGCCTGGCACCGCCGCCGCGCGGCTATCACTGGGTGAGGGCCGATAACGACTACCTTCTCGTCGGCGTCGCCACTGGCGTGATCTCCAGCATTATTGCTGCCGGTCGGTAA
- a CDS encoding carbohydrate ABC transporter permease → MALKAVNGGDTPFEKKSVSGPSGPKPRPVVSARNIIVYGTLFVAAVYYLIPLYVMVVTSLKGMPEIRLGNIFAPPMEITFEPWVKAWATACTGLNCDGLSRGFWNSVRITVPSVIVSIAIASVNGYALANWRFKGSEFFFAVLIIGAFIPYQVMIYPIVIILREIGIYGSLTGLVIVHSIFGMPILTLLFRNYFVSLPEELFKAARVDGAGFWQIFLKIMLPMSLPIFVVAMILQVTGIWNDFLFGVVFTRPDTYPMTVQLNNIVNSVQGVKEYNVNMAATILTGLVPLVVYFVSGRLFVRGIAAGAVKG, encoded by the coding sequence ATCGCTCTCAAGGCCGTCAATGGCGGCGACACTCCCTTCGAGAAGAAGTCGGTTTCCGGTCCGTCCGGGCCAAAGCCGCGGCCGGTGGTTTCGGCCCGCAACATCATCGTCTACGGCACGCTTTTCGTGGCTGCCGTCTACTACCTGATCCCGCTTTACGTGATGGTCGTCACTTCGCTCAAGGGGATGCCGGAAATCCGGCTCGGCAACATCTTCGCGCCGCCGATGGAAATCACCTTCGAACCCTGGGTCAAGGCCTGGGCGACGGCCTGCACCGGCCTGAACTGCGACGGTCTTTCTCGCGGTTTCTGGAACTCGGTACGCATCACCGTTCCCTCGGTCATCGTTTCCATCGCGATTGCCTCGGTCAACGGCTATGCTCTGGCGAACTGGCGGTTCAAGGGATCGGAATTCTTCTTTGCGGTCCTCATCATCGGCGCGTTCATTCCCTATCAGGTCATGATCTATCCGATCGTCATCATCCTGCGCGAAATCGGCATCTACGGGTCGCTCACCGGTCTCGTCATCGTGCATTCGATCTTCGGCATGCCGATCCTGACGCTGCTCTTCCGCAACTACTTCGTGTCGCTGCCGGAGGAACTCTTCAAGGCGGCGCGTGTCGACGGGGCGGGCTTCTGGCAGATCTTCCTTAAGATCATGCTGCCGATGTCGCTGCCGATCTTCGTCGTCGCGATGATCCTGCAGGTGACCGGCATCTGGAACGACTTCCTGTTCGGCGTGGTTTTCACCCGGCCGGATACCTATCCGATGACCGTACAGCTCAACAACATCGTCAATTCCGTCCAGGGCGTGAAGGAATACAACGTCAACATGGCCGCAACGATCCTGACAGGACTCGTGCCGCTCGTCGTCTATTTCGTGTCGGGACGGCTTTTCGTCCGTGGCATCGCCGCTGGCGCAGTGAAGGGTTGA
- a CDS encoding sugar phosphate isomerase/epimerase family protein, translating into MTKLSYQLYSARNFPPLSAIFEKLGKAGYAEVEGFGGIYAELDEAGLKSLRADLDKNGLVMATGHFSPDFLDGNVEKSLQIAKILGMDSIYAPHLMPDQRPTDAAGWLAFGKRLQAMSKPYKDAGYEFGWHNHDFEFVKLSDGSLPIERIFEGAPDITWEADIAWVVRGGADPYAWVEKLGDRISAVHVKDIAPAGEATDEGGWADVGHGTIGWAKLLPVVKAKTKAKHFVVEHDNPNDIDRNITRSIASFKTY; encoded by the coding sequence ATGACCAAGCTCAGCTATCAGCTCTATAGCGCCCGCAATTTCCCGCCGCTTTCGGCGATCTTCGAAAAGCTCGGCAAGGCCGGTTACGCCGAAGTCGAAGGTTTCGGCGGCATCTATGCCGAACTCGACGAAGCCGGCCTCAAGAGCCTGCGCGCCGATCTCGACAAGAATGGCCTCGTCATGGCGACCGGCCATTTCAGCCCCGATTTCCTCGATGGCAATGTCGAGAAGTCGCTGCAGATCGCCAAGATCCTTGGCATGGATTCGATCTATGCGCCGCACCTGATGCCCGACCAGCGCCCGACGGATGCGGCCGGCTGGCTCGCCTTCGGCAAGCGCCTGCAGGCAATGAGCAAGCCCTACAAGGATGCGGGCTACGAATTCGGCTGGCACAATCACGACTTCGAATTCGTGAAGCTTTCGGACGGTTCGCTGCCGATCGAGCGTATCTTCGAAGGCGCGCCTGATATCACCTGGGAAGCGGATATTGCCTGGGTCGTTCGCGGCGGTGCCGATCCCTATGCCTGGGTCGAAAAGCTTGGTGACCGTATCAGCGCCGTCCATGTCAAGGATATCGCACCGGCTGGCGAAGCCACGGACGAAGGCGGCTGGGCCGATGTCGGCCATGGCACGATCGGCTGGGCGAAGCTGCTTCCGGTCGTCAAGGCCAAGACCAAGGCCAAGCATTTCGTCGTCGAGCACGACAATCCCAATGATATCGACCGCAACATCACGCGCTCGATCGCTTCCTTCAAGACCTACTGA
- a CDS encoding GNAT family N-acetyltransferase, with translation MADDIRIEPMTEAHIESFHRALDTVARERKYLTLLEAPPLEDTRKFALSSIGKGNVHLVALDGDELIGWCDIRRHFFPSQAHCGSLGMGLLPDYREKGLGRRLIEAAIAAARQAGMIRVEFGVHADNARAIRLYESVGFVREGVSRDAFCVDGEYTDVINMAQILR, from the coding sequence ATGGCAGACGATATCCGCATCGAGCCGATGACCGAAGCACATATCGAGAGCTTTCACCGGGCTCTCGATACGGTGGCGCGCGAGCGGAAATATCTGACCCTGCTCGAGGCTCCGCCGCTTGAGGATACGCGCAAATTCGCGTTGTCGTCGATTGGAAAGGGGAATGTGCATCTCGTTGCTCTCGATGGCGACGAGCTGATCGGCTGGTGCGATATCCGCCGGCACTTCTTTCCCTCGCAAGCCCATTGCGGCTCGCTCGGCATGGGCTTGCTGCCGGATTATCGCGAGAAGGGGCTCGGCCGCCGGTTGATCGAGGCGGCGATAGCAGCGGCGCGTCAGGCCGGCATGATCCGCGTAGAATTCGGCGTGCATGCCGACAATGCGCGGGCGATCCGGCTTTATGAGAGCGTTGGTTTCGTGCGGGAAGGGGTGAGCCGCGATGCCTTCTGCGTCGATGGCGAGTACACGGATGTCATCAACATGGCGCAGATTTTAAGATAA
- the mgrA gene encoding L-glyceraldehyde 3-phosphate reductase, giving the protein MSWQPAEDRYSKMKYNRTGRSGLKLPAVSLGLWHNFGGDTPHDRKVDMCRTAFDLGITHFDLANNYGPPPGSAETAFGEILRTDFAGLRDELIISSKAGYDMWPGPYGEWGSRKYLVASCDQSLERMGLDYVDIFYSHRFDPDTPLEETCGALDYIVRSGRALYVGISSYNSQRTREAAAILKDLGTPCLIHQPSYSMLNRWVEDDKLLDTLDEVGMGSIVFSPLAQGMLTTKYLGGIPADSRAAQNHFLKKDFIRPSIIDNIKKLNEIAEKRGQTLAQMAIAWVLRGGRVTSALIGASRSSQIVDCVAALGNLEFSAEELKQIDVYAKEADINLWAKSAELE; this is encoded by the coding sequence ATGAGCTGGCAACCGGCCGAAGACCGTTATTCGAAGATGAAATATAACCGCACGGGCCGTTCCGGCCTGAAGCTACCGGCCGTTTCCCTCGGCCTGTGGCACAATTTCGGCGGTGACACCCCGCATGACCGCAAGGTCGACATGTGCCGCACGGCCTTCGATCTCGGCATTACCCATTTCGATCTCGCCAACAATTACGGCCCGCCTCCCGGCAGCGCCGAGACGGCATTCGGCGAGATCCTGCGCACCGATTTTGCCGGCTTGCGCGACGAGCTGATCATCTCTTCCAAGGCTGGTTACGACATGTGGCCGGGTCCTTACGGCGAGTGGGGCAGCCGCAAGTATCTCGTCGCCTCCTGCGACCAGAGCCTTGAGCGCATGGGCCTCGATTATGTCGACATCTTCTATTCGCACCGTTTCGATCCTGATACCCCGCTGGAAGAAACCTGCGGCGCGCTCGACTACATCGTGCGTTCGGGCCGCGCGCTCTATGTCGGCATTTCCTCCTATAATTCGCAGCGCACCCGCGAGGCAGCTGCCATTCTGAAGGATCTGGGCACGCCCTGCCTCATCCACCAGCCGAGCTATTCCATGCTCAACCGCTGGGTCGAGGACGACAAGCTGCTCGATACGCTCGATGAGGTCGGCATGGGCTCGATCGTGTTCTCGCCGCTTGCCCAGGGCATGCTGACGACGAAATATCTCGGCGGCATTCCCGCCGACAGCCGCGCGGCGCAGAACCACTTCCTCAAGAAGGATTTCATCCGCCCCTCGATCATCGACAATATCAAGAAGCTCAACGAGATCGCCGAGAAGCGCGGCCAGACGCTGGCGCAGATGGCGATCGCCTGGGTGCTGCGCGGCGGTCGCGTGACCTCGGCGCTCATCGGCGCCAGCCGCTCCTCGCAGATTGTCGATTGCGTCGCCGCACTTGGCAATCTCGAGTTTTCGGCGGAGGAGCTGAAGCAGATCGATGTCTATGCCAAGGAGGCCGACATCAACCTCTGGGCCAAGTCCGCAGAGCTGGAGTAA
- a CDS encoding glycoside hydrolase family 43 protein, with the protein MIRNPILPGFNPDPSICRVGDDYYIATSTFEWYPGVQIHHSRDLVNWKLVRRPLERASQLDMRGNPDSCGVWAPCLSYADGQFWLVYTDVKRFDGNFKDAHNYIVTSPTIEGEWSEPVYVNSSGFDPSLFHDEDGRKWFVNMQWNHRTESYGGSPKSPAFDGILLQEWDPQTKALKGPIKNIFAGSPLGLVEGPHLFRKNGWYYLTTAEGGTGYDHAVTMARSRNIDGPYELHPNRHLITSKDNPEAALQRAGHGQYVETPDGQVYHTHLCGRPLPPKRRCTLGRETALQKCAWREDGWLYLENGTVVPDIEVPGLGGAVRAEKPVRSEYSFDGGKLPDDFQWLRTPRPERIFNLTERPGHLRLIGRESIGSWFEQALVARRQEHHSFRAETVVEFAPDTYQQVAGLTHYYNRHKFHAVVVTLHEKLGRCVTIFSCDGDYPHGRMSFPAEAGVAIPADGRVQLSMEIRENDLQFFWQTEGKGAWQPIGPVLDAGVVSDEGGRGEHGSFTGAFAGVFAFDTSGRAKTADFDWFNYEEL; encoded by the coding sequence ATGATCCGCAATCCCATCCTGCCCGGGTTCAATCCCGACCCGTCCATCTGCCGCGTCGGCGACGACTATTACATCGCGACCTCGACCTTCGAATGGTATCCGGGTGTGCAGATCCATCACTCGCGCGATCTGGTGAACTGGAAGCTGGTGCGCCGGCCGCTGGAGCGCGCCTCTCAGCTCGACATGCGCGGCAATCCTGATAGCTGCGGCGTCTGGGCACCGTGCCTTTCCTATGCGGACGGACAGTTCTGGCTGGTCTATACCGACGTCAAGCGCTTCGACGGCAACTTCAAGGATGCGCATAATTACATCGTGACTTCGCCCACCATCGAGGGCGAATGGTCCGAGCCCGTCTACGTCAATTCCTCGGGCTTCGACCCGTCGCTCTTTCATGACGAGGACGGGCGCAAGTGGTTCGTCAACATGCAGTGGAACCACCGTACCGAAAGCTATGGCGGCTCGCCGAAATCGCCGGCTTTCGACGGCATCCTGCTGCAGGAATGGGATCCGCAGACGAAGGCGCTGAAAGGCCCGATCAAGAACATCTTCGCCGGCAGCCCGCTCGGTCTGGTCGAGGGCCCGCATCTCTTCCGCAAGAACGGCTGGTACTACCTGACGACGGCCGAAGGCGGCACGGGTTACGACCATGCCGTGACGATGGCGCGCTCGCGCAACATTGACGGTCCCTATGAGCTGCATCCGAACCGGCACCTGATCACCTCGAAGGATAATCCGGAGGCGGCGCTGCAAAGGGCAGGGCACGGGCAGTACGTCGAGACGCCTGATGGCCAGGTCTATCACACCCATCTTTGCGGCCGGCCGCTGCCGCCGAAGCGTCGCTGCACGCTGGGGCGCGAGACGGCGCTGCAGAAATGTGCCTGGCGCGAGGATGGCTGGCTCTATCTGGAAAACGGCACGGTTGTTCCCGATATCGAGGTGCCGGGCCTTGGCGGTGCCGTGCGGGCGGAAAAGCCTGTTCGTAGCGAATATTCCTTCGATGGCGGCAAGCTGCCGGATGATTTCCAGTGGCTGCGCACGCCGAGGCCGGAGCGCATCTTTAATCTGACCGAACGCCCCGGCCATCTGCGCCTCATCGGCCGCGAAAGCATCGGTTCCTGGTTCGAACAGGCGCTGGTCGCCCGCCGGCAGGAGCACCACAGTTTTCGCGCGGAAACGGTGGTGGAGTTTGCGCCGGATACCTATCAGCAGGTGGCCGGTCTCACGCACTACTATAACCGCCACAAGTTCCATGCCGTGGTCGTGACCCTGCATGAGAAGCTCGGCCGCTGCGTGACGATCTTCTCCTGCGACGGCGATTACCCACATGGTCGCATGAGCTTCCCGGCGGAAGCCGGCGTGGCGATCCCGGCTGACGGGCGTGTGCAGCTCTCGATGGAGATCCGCGAAAACGACCTGCAATTCTTCTGGCAGACGGAAGGCAAGGGCGCCTGGCAGCCGATCGGCCCGGTTCTCGACGCAGGCGTCGTCTCGGATGAAGGCGGGCGCGGGGAGCATGGCTCGTTTACCGGCGCCTTCGCCGGCGTCTTCGCTTTCGATACGTCGGGCCGGGCAAAGACAGCCGATTTCGACTGGTTCAACTATGAGGAACTGTGA
- a CDS encoding Gfo/Idh/MocA family protein, giving the protein MTKELGVGIIGCGNISTTYFSLSPLFKGLKVLACADINVQAAKQRAEEYGVTAQTIEELLANDEIDVVVNLTIPDAHYPVSKAALEAGKHVYSEKPLVLSLEQGEELRRIAKEKGLAVGCAPDTFLGGAHQLARKFVDDGGIGRITSGACYVMGPGMEMWHPNPDFFFLPGGGPILDMGPYYIANLINLVGPVKRVAGLTSMASETRTITSQPRNGEIIPVKTPTTIQALLEFVSGATITLTASWDVWSHRHANMELYGTDGSLYVPDPNFFGGVVEASGRDKDIKALEAWDHPFGKFNQESPNGPRANYRTAGLADMAMALIEGRDARCSLDRTLHGVDIMTSILKSGAEGRFVDLTTTCTQPAALGIEEAQALLK; this is encoded by the coding sequence ATGACCAAGGAACTTGGCGTCGGCATCATCGGATGCGGCAATATCTCCACCACCTATTTCTCGCTTTCACCGCTCTTCAAGGGGCTGAAGGTGCTCGCCTGCGCCGATATCAACGTGCAGGCGGCAAAGCAGCGCGCCGAAGAATATGGCGTGACGGCACAGACGATCGAAGAGCTTCTCGCCAATGACGAGATCGACGTCGTCGTCAACCTGACGATCCCGGATGCGCATTATCCGGTGTCGAAGGCAGCCCTCGAAGCCGGCAAGCACGTCTATTCGGAAAAGCCGCTGGTGCTCTCGCTGGAGCAGGGCGAAGAGCTTCGCCGCATCGCCAAGGAGAAGGGCCTCGCCGTTGGCTGCGCGCCCGATACATTCCTCGGCGGCGCGCATCAGCTTGCGCGCAAATTCGTCGATGACGGCGGTATTGGCCGCATCACGTCGGGCGCCTGCTACGTCATGGGCCCGGGCATGGAAATGTGGCACCCGAACCCGGACTTCTTCTTCCTGCCGGGCGGCGGCCCGATCCTCGACATGGGGCCGTATTACATCGCCAACCTGATCAACCTGGTCGGACCGGTGAAGCGCGTTGCCGGCTTGACTTCGATGGCGTCGGAAACCCGCACCATCACCAGCCAACCGCGCAATGGCGAGATCATCCCGGTCAAGACGCCGACGACGATCCAGGCACTCCTGGAATTCGTTTCCGGCGCCACCATCACGCTGACGGCAAGCTGGGATGTCTGGTCGCACCGCCATGCCAATATGGAGCTCTACGGCACGGACGGTTCGCTCTACGTGCCGGACCCGAACTTCTTCGGCGGCGTCGTAGAGGCCAGCGGCCGCGACAAGGACATCAAGGCGCTGGAAGCCTGGGATCACCCCTTCGGCAAGTTCAACCAGGAAAGCCCGAACGGCCCGCGCGCCAACTACCGCACGGCCGGCCTTGCCGACATGGCCATGGCGCTGATCGAGGGCCGCGATGCGCGCTGCTCGCTCGACCGCACGCTGCACGGCGTCGACATCATGACCTCGATCCTGAAGTCGGGTGCGGAAGGACGTTTCGTGGACCTCACGACCACCTGCACGCAACCGGCTGCGCTGGGCATCGAAGAGGCGCAGGCGCTGTTGAAGTAA
- a CDS encoding ABC transporter ATP-binding protein, whose amino-acid sequence MNMNASVSIKDLSLNFGAVSVLKDLNLDINDGEFLVLLGSSGCGKSTLLNCIAGLLDASEGQIFIKGKNVTWEEPKDRGIGMVFQSYALYPQMTVEKNLSFGLRVAKVPQPEIDKRVARASEILQIQPLLKRKPAELSGGQRQRVAIGRALVRDVDVFLFDEPLSNLDAKLRSELRVEIKRLHQSLKNTMIYVTHDQIEALTLADRIAIMKSGIIQQLDDPTTIYNRPRNLFVAGFIGSPSMNFLQGELVKSGDGIAFTANGVNFSLAAYDGVSKLQPGRKVVLGVRPEHIKVNENTGGEEHDATVDIEEPMGADNLLWLKHAGHTMSVRINGARRFNVGSKVKLSFDMALASVFDAESELRL is encoded by the coding sequence ATGAACATGAATGCAAGTGTTTCCATCAAGGACTTGTCGCTGAACTTCGGTGCGGTCAGCGTGCTCAAGGATCTGAACCTCGACATCAACGACGGCGAATTCCTGGTGCTGCTCGGATCTTCCGGCTGCGGCAAGTCGACCCTGCTGAACTGCATTGCCGGGCTGCTCGACGCCTCGGAAGGGCAGATCTTCATCAAGGGCAAAAACGTCACCTGGGAAGAGCCGAAGGACCGCGGCATCGGCATGGTGTTCCAGTCCTATGCGCTTTATCCGCAGATGACTGTCGAAAAGAACCTCTCCTTCGGCCTTCGCGTCGCCAAGGTGCCGCAGCCCGAGATCGACAAGCGCGTGGCGCGTGCCTCCGAGATCCTGCAGATCCAGCCGCTTCTGAAGCGTAAGCCAGCCGAGCTTTCCGGCGGTCAGCGCCAGCGTGTGGCGATCGGCCGTGCGCTGGTGCGCGATGTCGACGTCTTCCTCTTCGACGAGCCGCTGTCGAACCTCGACGCCAAGCTGCGCTCGGAACTGCGTGTCGAAATCAAGCGCCTGCACCAGTCGCTGAAGAACACGATGATCTACGTCACGCACGACCAGATCGAGGCGCTGACGCTCGCCGACCGTATCGCCATCATGAAGAGCGGCATCATCCAGCAGCTCGACGATCCGACGACGATCTATAACAGGCCGCGCAATCTCTTCGTCGCCGGCTTCATCGGTTCGCCGTCCATGAACTTCCTGCAGGGAGAACTGGTGAAATCAGGCGATGGCATCGCCTTTACCGCCAATGGCGTCAACTTCTCGCTCGCCGCCTATGACGGCGTGTCGAAGTTGCAGCCCGGCCGCAAGGTGGTGCTCGGCGTTCGCCCCGAGCACATCAAGGTCAACGAGAATACCGGCGGTGAAGAGCATGATGCCACCGTCGACATCGAAGAACCGATGGGTGCGGACAATCTTCTGTGGCTGAAACATGCCGGTCACACGATGTCTGTACGCATCAACGGTGCGCGCCGCTTCAACGTCGGCAGCAAGGTGAAGCTCAGCTTCGACATGGCGCTCGCCTCGGTCTTCGATGCCGAAAGCGAGTTGCGCCTCTAG
- a CDS encoding beta-mannosidase: MTSLPKNGFNIELSGSWQLASADGEIRSVITLPGDAHTALHRAGLIPDPYFGRNEEKVQWVAEREWVVERSFTLPDAEGDWYLDIDYLDTVASVHVNGFLALEADNSFRRYRPDVSSMLKKGENTIRIVFASNVAAGAARQKQQPFYIPYSTGNSPIPDGNMLRKAQCHFGWDWNIAIAPLGLYGTIALKKLETARIEHVLTRQTHNADGSVELQVTATLFAKDPGIAQLYFDLDGERVRLDVGVNAGETNVNHVFQIDNPRLWWPSGSGEQALYMLTVELPSDSVKKQIGLRTIELITTPDAAGSRFAFKVNGREIFCRGANWIPADALFSLSSEEKTEDLLQSAKAANMNMIRVWGGGFYEHDWFYDICDRLGLMVWQDFMFACNLYPSTEDFLENVAVEVDYQVRRLSSHASIALWCGDNELVGALTWFEESRRDRDRYLVSYDRLNRTIEVAVKKALPGALWWPSSPASGYLDYGDAWHADGSGDMHYWSVWHENKSFDNYRSVRPRFCSEFGFQSYTSLPVIKTYADAKDMNVASPVMELHQKNAGGNERIAGTMFRYFRFPKDFPNFVYLSQIQQGLAIKTAVEYWRSLKPHCMGTIYWQLNDTWPVASWSSLDYGGRWKAMHYLVKRFFQPVAVAAIPSEDGKSIRFSLVNDTLEDVSVDLSISILTMKGERKHLKSVQAMCAPDAACTAATLDMSEIPEGTLLAWHFTASNGMGGEGHYVNGTYKALELEPAGLSVIREFFEENGSIDLDVTAKGLALFVMIETDVDGKYSDNAFDLAAGESRRITFTPAKPLEKGKLPEFRFYDLHSCQSAD; encoded by the coding sequence ATGACATCCTTGCCGAAGAACGGTTTCAACATCGAACTTTCGGGTTCGTGGCAGCTTGCTTCCGCCGATGGCGAGATCCGCAGCGTCATCACGCTGCCGGGCGACGCGCACACGGCGCTGCACCGCGCGGGACTGATCCCGGATCCCTATTTCGGCCGAAACGAGGAAAAGGTGCAATGGGTCGCCGAGCGCGAGTGGGTGGTGGAGCGCAGCTTCACGCTTCCTGACGCCGAAGGCGACTGGTATCTCGACATCGACTATCTCGACACGGTCGCCAGCGTTCACGTCAACGGTTTCCTGGCGCTGGAGGCCGATAACAGCTTCCGCCGCTACCGGCCGGATGTTTCGAGCATGCTGAAAAAGGGTGAGAACACGATCCGCATCGTGTTTGCCTCCAACGTCGCTGCCGGTGCCGCGCGGCAGAAGCAACAGCCCTTCTACATTCCCTACAGCACAGGCAACTCGCCGATCCCTGACGGCAACATGCTACGCAAAGCGCAGTGCCATTTCGGCTGGGACTGGAACATTGCCATTGCCCCGCTCGGCCTTTACGGCACGATTGCGCTGAAGAAGCTGGAGACTGCGCGCATCGAGCATGTGCTGACCCGCCAGACGCATAATGCCGATGGCTCGGTGGAATTGCAGGTCACGGCGACGCTTTTTGCCAAGGATCCCGGCATCGCGCAGCTCTATTTCGATCTCGACGGCGAACGCGTGCGGCTCGATGTCGGCGTCAATGCCGGCGAGACGAATGTCAACCATGTCTTCCAGATCGACAATCCGCGCCTCTGGTGGCCCTCGGGCAGCGGCGAGCAGGCGCTTTATATGCTGACCGTCGAACTGCCGTCCGACAGCGTGAAGAAGCAGATCGGCCTGCGCACCATCGAGCTCATCACCACGCCGGATGCGGCCGGCAGCCGTTTCGCCTTCAAGGTCAACGGTCGTGAGATCTTCTGCCGCGGCGCCAACTGGATCCCGGCGGACGCGCTCTTCTCGCTATCTTCTGAGGAAAAGACAGAGGATCTCTTACAGTCGGCCAAGGCCGCCAACATGAACATGATCCGCGTGTGGGGCGGTGGCTTCTACGAACACGACTGGTTTTACGATATCTGCGACCGGCTCGGGCTGATGGTCTGGCAGGACTTCATGTTTGCCTGCAACCTCTATCCCTCGACCGAGGATTTCCTGGAGAATGTTGCCGTTGAAGTGGACTATCAGGTCCGCCGGCTCTCCTCGCATGCATCGATCGCGCTCTGGTGCGGCGATAACGAGCTCGTCGGCGCGCTTACCTGGTTCGAGGAGTCCCGTAGGGATCGTGACCGCTATCTCGTTTCCTACGACCGCCTGAACCGCACCATCGAAGTGGCGGTGAAGAAGGCGTTGCCTGGCGCCCTCTGGTGGCCTTCGAGCCCGGCCTCCGGCTATCTCGATTACGGCGATGCCTGGCATGCGGATGGTTCCGGCGACATGCACTACTGGTCGGTCTGGCACGAGAACAAGTCGTTCGACAATTACCGCTCGGTGCGCCCGCGCTTCTGCTCGGAATTCGGCTTCCAGTCCTATACGTCGCTGCCGGTTATCAAGACCTATGCCGACGCCAAGGACATGAACGTGGCATCGCCCGTCATGGAGCTGCACCAGAAGAATGCCGGCGGCAACGAGCGCATTGCCGGGACGATGTTCCGCTACTTCCGCTTCCCGAAGGATTTCCCGAATTTCGTTTATTTGAGCCAGATTCAGCAGGGTCTGGCGATCAAGACGGCGGTGGAATACTGGCGCTCGCTGAAGCCCCATTGCATGGGCACGATCTACTGGCAGCTCAACGACACCTGGCCGGTCGCTTCCTGGTCGAGCCTCGATTACGGCGGGCGCTGGAAGGCGATGCATTATCTCGTCAAGCGCTTCTTCCAGCCGGTGGCGGTGGCCGCGATCCCCTCGGAGGATGGCAAGTCGATCCGCTTCTCGCTGGTCAATGACACGCTCGAAGATGTCAGCGTCGATCTCTCCATCTCCATCCTGACGATGAAGGGCGAGCGCAAGCACCTGAAGAGCGTGCAGGCCATGTGCGCGCCGGATGCGGCCTGCACCGCTGCGACGCTCGACATGTCCGAGATCCCCGAGGGCACGCTGCTTGCCTGGCACTTCACCGCATCCAACGGCATGGGCGGCGAGGGGCATTATGTCAACGGCACCTACAAGGCGCTGGAACTGGAGCCGGCGGGTCTTTCCGTCATCCGCGAATTCTTCGAGGAGAACGGCTCGATCGACCTCGATGTCACCGCAAAGGGCCTGGCGCTCTTCGTGATGATCGAGACGGACGTTGACGGCAAATATTCCGACAACGCCTTCGACCTGGCTGCCGGCGAAAGCCGCCGCATCACCTTCACCCCGGCAAAGCCGCTCGAAAAGGGCAAGCTGCCGGAATTCCGCTTCTACGACCTGCATTCCTGCCAGTCGGCAGATTGA